The genomic region CCACAAAAATCAGTGCATACTTACCCTAACACGTGTGCTGGCCTCACTTGCAGTTCCTAGCATATCAGAAAAGCGCTGCTCACACAAGTGTAACAACACTACAAGGTAGAGACCGGAGCTGATAAATTCATAGTCTGCCTTtaaaagagataaaaagaaaCATTCAGAACAATATTTGGCAATATGTCTGTGTATATTATTCAAGAAGTAGAACAAGAATTAAATTTTACTGAGAAATTATACATATTTGATTTTCAGTTGTTTTAAGAGAATTGGAGAAATAATATGCCAGAAAACTTTAATTACTGAAAAACTATTTATAGTTCTGGTTCTTCCAACCCACTCCAGATCTAACACTTTATCCTTGAATATAAATAGGAGTTCTACAAATAAAATCCCAGTCAGCATGATTGGTTCACAGGAAGGTATCTGAGAATCAGAGtgggggaaacaaaaccaacaaactttGCTGGTTCTTTCTCAGATGGTCCCAACCCTTCGTGGAAATTCAACATAAAGGGAAACAGTCTAAAAACTTTatgatattttaaatactttgagaaattatttttgctaAGACAAAGGAAAACTTTCAAAATGCTACTGCTGAACTAATCATTTAGAGTCAATTCTTTAGAAATAAGAGCTTTGAAATTTTTTCCTATCGGCAGTACTAAAACACAAGATGACAACACCCTCAAGGAAGACTTTTCAGAGTCTGGCCCAAATGACAGCAACTGAAGTATTAGGATAAGAATTCACTCTAAATAAAATTAGAGGTAAACCAAAATGGTGTCACTTAGACTAATGAAATTTGTCTACCTCTGAAATTGAAAGGAAATACTTTCTCTGTTCTACAGACTACAACCCAGATAATAAGGAAAACCCTCTgaaaaatgtttattaaaataATGCCAACTTTTTGTTGTAAATTTACTAGTTTTTAAATACTACACAGTCCAGTAGCTCCAAGATAATAACTTTTTTATAATACTAATGGGCCTttacttatttttcatttaggAAATGACTTGAAGGAGTAGCAGGAACCTGTTAGAAAAGAGGTTAGTTTCTATCACTAGGTATGAAACCGAAGTTTTTAATGGTTTATGCTTACAACAACTGCTTAAGTGTGTTAAAAACCAGCTAAAAGCCAAGACAGCTCCTAACTTAATGTGAAATTCAATCTAATTGCAGTAGTATTCTACGGTAGTTTTATGTTTCAACCGACCACATATTCCCACTGCACCTATGTCAGTGCACTGAACTGCAAAGCAAAATGACTAAGAAAAGGATAAAGAGATATATTACACTTACTGAAAGCTCAGCTATAGGAAGCACAGCAGGAAGATAGAATTTGTCTGAAtactgagaagaaaaatctgttccATGCTGACATTATGTGCATAACAGTCCTTCTGAAAAGGAGAcgcatttttccttctctaaagAAGAGCACCTTCTCAGCACTAAAACACTTACCAAATTAGGCAAAATATACTAACTTGTTCATTTGCATGTGCCCTATAGAGTTCATGAATGTCAAAGTCTTCCAGATTCAGATGCAACTTCTCCTTGCACAGTTCACAAGTTGTTACTGCTTCCAGAGAAGAACCTGGTGGGGAGGGGCATGAGAAAAGTCAGTGTCAAGTTGCAACGATCTATAAAATAGGGCACAATTATACAAGCAGTACAAACTGTAACTAGCCCTTGGCTTTACATGGCAAAGCAAGAAAGCCTCTATTACAAACGCACTACCTGCTGCTGTCAGAATGTAAATGCTACAGAATGTTTATTTTCTATCCAGCTACACATATTTTGCCTCGCGTTCATTCTAGGTACCATACGCCTCTTACTGAAAGTCTGACATAAAATTGCTGCTTGTACAATTTGAATTCTACACTGTAATCCAAACATACACAGAAACAGTAATAAATACACTGAAATAGCTTACAGTGACTGCCAGAATAACACTTCGTCTTGAAAACAAGCTGCTCCATAAGCCCCAACATGAACAAAGCAAGTTTATAGTGGATTTATGACTTACATAAACacttgaaattaatttctcctACAGACTGAGGTTTCTAATACATCCCTACTGTGCCACAGGTTCTCCAAGTAAAAACCTAAGCAGATGCTAGCACTTTCTATTTGTAAAAAGCATTCTGTAGTCCACTGGGGTGGACTGAAAATCGGCTGTGATCAGTGGCACAAGTCTAGCTGGAGGTCCGTAACAAGgtgtgttccccaggggtcgaTATGGAGtacactgccctggtgaggccacacctgcagcaccgtccagttctgggcctcccTCGTTTAAggagagggaactgcttgagaaggTGCAGCAAAAGGCTACGAAGATGATTAGGAGACTAGAACATCTcatttatgaagaaaggctgagagacttgggtctttttagcctagagaagactgagggaggatCTTATCAaagcttataaatacttaatggGTGCATGTCACAAGCATGGGGCCAGCCCTGTTTCAgcggtgcccagggacaggagaagaggtaacaggcacaaatgtaaatacaggaagttccacctaaacatgagaaggaatgCCTTTAAAGGCTGGTAGagcactggtacaggctgcccagagagttggtggagccttcatctctggagtcatttcAAACCCATCCAGATgtcatcctgtgcaacctgctctatgtgaacctgctctggcagggggtctcgactagatgatctccacaagtcccttccaacccctatcattctgtcattctgtgatcttcatgTCTTCTACCAAGCCACCTATTTTTTAAGTCTTAAAACTGCACTCTGAAGTACTGTTTTTGAAGTAGTTTAAACTGCTTTCAACAGGAGTGGGCATCTTTtagttaaaacagaaaaaacattttcagatttTCAAATTCCTACCATCCACTACAATGAGCCTGGCTACAAAAGCCTTAAAAACTGGAACCATATGCACAAGGAAGTGTAGGGAACAAACTCATTCAAAACAAGGGAGTAGCTCTAAAGCTACACTTCTGCTGTGTTAAGATTTTTGACTAATACCTGGGTAGGCAATCCCAGAAATCTAATTCTGTGAATGACAACACAGTTCTTGGAAATACTCTCAAGAGAAGCTGCACAGAGACTCAATAAGCTCGAAAAACTGCTTGTTTTACAAATAAATACCTTGGTATTAGTAAGAGTAACCCTCCTGATAAGCCTTTCCAAAGTACCTAAAGTCTACCTTAGCCTAGAGTCTGCTTTACCTGAATTAATCTTGGATTGCAGCCATTTTTTCATGCACTCCTGGTGGACATACTGCAGACTTCCAGTGCATTTGCATGGCTCTATTAAAAGGTTGTCAGAAGTTACAGAGGACATCTGACAGATTCTGCATAAGTCACCCTCTTCATCTTCAGAATCTTCTAAAAGCAGGCTGAATGGGAAGGAATAGTAACAATAGCTGTGACACATTTCATGTAAGACTTCTGATAATGACAATTCCATTCATCAAATTGTTCACCTATGAGGATTAAAACAAATTTCTCAGAAGGCAACAGTGAGAACACAGGTGACAGCAGACTACATTGCTACCTTCTCTAAGGGAAAGCTCCCTTCTAACAACATGGTGACAGAAAAAGCCTCCCATGTTAAGTCAGGTACATTTTTATCTCAAAAGAACATGCCACTTTACCTCTCTTTAATTTTCTGGAGCCTTTCTGGATCTCTTGAAGGTGGTATTTTAGACTTGCCACTTTCCTGTCCATCAGACTGATTCCAGCCAGAAGGAATAATATCTACAGTTATCATAAGATTGTCAGAAAGATTGCTTCCTAATGTTGGAGGCACTGCAAAGCGAAAGAGAGAACCAGGCAGAATTCCAGAACTTCTCCTACTGTGGGCTGAATCTGGTGTGGAGGCAGTAGCTGCAGGAATACCAGATACTGCAGGTGTTGGTGGTCTGCTAATAGAAGCCCGAGGAGTGCTATCTGATGCTTCAGGAGAGGTCTCCTCACCTGACTCTCTTCTTCTGAATATATGTTGTGATCTAGCAGTTGTATCAGAGGTAGAGATCCTTGCGGAttcatctcttccttctcttcttcttctggaAAACAGAGGAGTACATCGGTTTCGCAGAGATGATGATAACCAGGATCCTGTGCTCCTACTTTCAGAGTCTGGTCTATAACTTTCCCCATCTGAATCAGAGTTATGACTTTGTGAAACTCCTGATAAGCCCCATCTCCGTCTCAGAAAACTAAATCCCTGAGAAGCTTCAGATGTCTGAAGTCCTGGAACTTCCGGAATTGCAGATCCACTATTTGACAGAGTAGAAGCTTGACTTCTTGGGACCACTGTTGAGTCTTCAGAGCCCAATGATCTTGTATGCAATGAGTCTTGGCTAGATCTTCGTGAGAAAAATGTAGATGACATACTAGATGCTAAACGAGACAGCAGCTGTCTGGTTGTGCGCCTCCCTTCGCTGTCAGCTGCAGGCTCATTCAATGACCTCTGAGAAGATAAAACCCTTTCAGAACcacttgaggaagaagttgcATCTCTAACGGCAGTTAGAGAAAATGCTGTCTGCATGCTCCTCTGAGGAGATTCCAATTCATTTCTCCTTTGTCTTGAAGAATAGCTGAATCTTGAAGAGCTCATGTTAGAGTCTCTGTTGAAATAAGATGGCTGCTGATCAGAAGGCAACTGATGGTTCAT from Indicator indicator isolate 239-I01 chromosome 5, UM_Iind_1.1, whole genome shotgun sequence harbors:
- the MARCHF7 gene encoding E3 ubiquitin-protein ligase MARCHF7 isoform X3; this encodes MESKPSRIPRRISVQASSSSLGSRTLTGNSLAGAYNARDSSRRLESGYQESSVLNSSSRDWGIGERDTHDTPWKLTTSSPTRYSGTLDHPHSGRFLGSGSRLSTSSSSHFTSGCYGESERTQGAYSRLHSQQRDSDSKRPKLSCTSTSSVRSNGLTAFTDSSWRYSRIPRSSSVMLGSLGTELVRERRELERRADLSVNNLVDHSYRNSDFSSSTYLQDRPASSYAEGARPKENSLSTLRLNASMNHQLPSDQQPSYFNRDSNMSSSRFSYSSRQRRNELESPQRSMQTAFSLTAVRDATSSSSGSERVLSSQRSLNEPAADSEGRRTTRQLLSRLASSMSSTFFSRRSSQDSLHTRSLGSEDSTVVPRSQASTLSNSGSAIPEVPGLQTSEASQGFSFLRRRWGLSGVSQSHNSDSDGESYRPDSESRSTGSWLSSSLRNRCTPLFSRRRREGRDESARISTSDTTARSQHIFRRRESGEETSPEASDSTPRASISRPPTPAVSGIPAATASTPDSAHSRRSSGILPGSLFRFAVPPTLGSNLSDNLMITVDIIPSGWNQSDGQESGKSKIPPSRDPERLQKIKESLLLEDSEDEEGDLCRICQMSSVTSDNLLIEPCKCTGSLQYVHQECMKKWLQSKINSGSSLEAVTTCELCKEKLHLNLEDFDIHELYRAHANEQVSIFCLIWQTMNLSAPVSTL
- the MARCHF7 gene encoding E3 ubiquitin-protein ligase MARCHF7 isoform X1, translated to MESKPSRIPRRISVQASSSSLGSRTLTGNSLAGAYNARDSSRRLESGYQESSVLNSSSRDWGIGERDTHDTPWKLTTSSPTRYSGTLDHPHSGRFLGSGSRLSTSSSSHFTSGCYGESERTQGAYSRLHSQQRDSDSKRPKLSCTSTSSVRSNGLTAFTDSSWRYSRIPRSSSVMLGSLGTELVRERRELERRADLSVNNLVDHSYRNSDFSSSTYLQDRPASSYAEGARPKENSLSTLRLNASMNHQLPSDQQPSYFNRDSNMSSSRFSYSSRQRRNELESPQRSMQTAFSLTAVRDATSSSSGSERVLSSQRSLNEPAADSEGRRTTRQLLSRLASSMSSTFFSRRSSQDSLHTRSLGSEDSTVVPRSQASTLSNSGSAIPEVPGLQTSEASQGFSFLRRRWGLSGVSQSHNSDSDGESYRPDSESRSTGSWLSSSLRNRCTPLFSRRRREGRDESARISTSDTTARSQHIFRRRESGEETSPEASDSTPRASISRPPTPAVSGIPAATASTPDSAHSRRSSGILPGSLFRFAVPPTLGSNLSDNLMITVDIIPSGWNQSDGQESGKSKIPPSRDPERLQKIKESLLLEDSEDEEGDLCRICQMSSVTSDNLLIEPCKCTGSLQYVHQECMKKWLQSKINSGSSLEAVTTCELCKEKLHLNLEDFDIHELYRAHANEQADYEFISSGLYLVVLLHLCEQRFSDMLGTASEASTRVRPLRMILKTDAGITSHTARDKWSCYRNAGLARTTSTCIWFFSSP
- the MARCHF7 gene encoding E3 ubiquitin-protein ligase MARCHF7 isoform X2, translated to MESKPSRIPRRISVQASSSSLGSRTLTGNSLAGAYNARDSSRRLESGYQESSVLNSSSRDWGIGERDTHDTPWKLTTSSPTRYSGTLDHPHSGRFLGSGSRLSTSSSSHFTSGCYGESERTQGAYSRLHSQQRDSDSKRPKLSCTSTSSVRSNGLTAFTDSSWRYSRIPRSSSVMLGSLGTELVRERRELERRADLSVNNLVDHSYRNSDFSSSTYLQDRPASSYAEGARPKENSLSTLRLNASMNHQLPSDQQPSYFNRDSNMSSSRFSYSSRQRRNELESPQRSMQTAFSLTAVRDATSSSSGSERVLSSQRSLNEPAADSEGRRTTRQLLSRLASSMSSTFFSRRSSQDSLHTRSLGSEDSTVVPRSQASTLSNSGSAIPEVPGLQTSEASQGFSFLRRRWGLSGVSQSHNSDSDGESYRPDSESRSTGSWLSSSLRNRCTPLFSRRRREGRDESARISTSDTTARSQHIFRRRESGEETSPEASDSTPRASISRPPTPAVSGIPAATASTPDSAHSRRSSGILPGSLFRFAVPPTLGSNLSDNLMITVDIIPSGWNQSDGQESGKSKIPPSRDPERLQKIKESLLLEDSEDEEGDLCRICQMSSVTSDNLLIEPCKCTGSLQYVHQECMKKWLQSKINSGSSLEAVTTCELCKEKLHLNLEDFDIHELYRAHANEQADYEFISSGLYLVVLLHLCEQRFSDMLGTASEASTRVRFINLARTLQAHMEDIETSEDDSED